One Bacillus amyloliquefaciens DSM 7 = ATCC 23350 DNA window includes the following coding sequences:
- a CDS encoding exosporium glycoprotein BclB-related protein: MTGATGVTGATGVTGATGDPGATGPTGATGVTGPTGDPGVTGTTGVTGATGITGVTGATGITGATGAMGITGATGVTGVTGATGVTGVTGATGVTGATGDPGATGPTGATGITGATGSTGVTGATGVTGATGATGVTGDTGTTGITGATGATGVTGTTGATGSTGVTGATGVTGSTGDTGTTGVTGATGATGITGATGSTGVTGVTGVTGVTGATGVTGSTGDTGSTGVTGATGITGVTGVTGDTGATGVTGATGTTGATGSTGVTGVTGVTGATGATGVTGSTGDTGSTGVTGATGITGATGATGVTGVTGVTGATGITGATGITGATGVTGSTGDTGATGSTGVTGATGVTGATGVTGTTGATGATGAGAIIPYASGLPTAVTTIAGGLIGTVSLVGFGSSVTGVNVGGGGAIDLTGAGGTLLNFAFSAPRSGTITSIAAYFSTTAALSLVGSTVTITAQLYSSTVPNNTFTPIPGASVTLAPALTGVLSIGSISNGITTGLNIAVTPQTRLLMVFPATATGLSLINTVAGYASAGVTIS, from the coding sequence CTGACTGGAGCCACCGGAGTAACAGGAGCCACCGGAGTAACGGGAGCGACTGGAGACCCGGGTGCCACCGGTCCCACTGGAGCCACAGGAGTAACTGGTCCAACAGGAGATCCAGGAGTAACCGGAACGACTGGAGTAACGGGTGCCACAGGGATAACAGGAGTCACCGGAGCAACAGGAATAACTGGTGCGACGGGAGCCATGGGAATCACCGGAGCCACCGGGGTAACCGGCGTCACAGGAGCAACAGGCGTCACAGGAGTAACGGGTGCAACAGGAGTAACGGGAGCGACTGGAGACCCGGGTGCCACCGGTCCCACTGGAGCCACAGGAATCACCGGAGCCACCGGATCAACAGGAGTAACAGGAGCCACCGGGGTAACGGGAGCCACCGGAGCCACCGGAGTAACAGGAGATACCGGAACAACAGGAATCACCGGCGCCACAGGAGCAACCGGAGTAACCGGAACGACCGGCGCAACCGGATCAACAGGGGTAACCGGAGCCACGGGAGTAACGGGCTCGACCGGAGATACTGGAACGACCGGAGTAACGGGTGCAACAGGAGCCACGGGAATCACCGGCGCAACCGGATCAACAGGGGTAACTGGCGTCACAGGAGTAACGGGAGTAACGGGAGCCACGGGAGTAACGGGCTCGACCGGAGATACTGGATCAACAGGGGTAACCGGAGCCACTGGAATCACCGGCGTCACAGGAGTAACAGGAGATACCGGAGCCACGGGAGTAACGGGTGCCACTGGAACGACCGGCGCAACCGGATCAACAGGGGTAACGGGCGTCACAGGAGTAACGGGAGCAACCGGAGCCACGGGAGTAACGGGCTCGACCGGAGATACTGGATCAACAGGGGTAACCGGAGCCACGGGAATCACCGGCGCCACCGGAGCAACAGGGGTAACCGGCGTCACAGGAGTAACAGGCGCCACGGGAATCACCGGAGCCACGGGAATCACCGGAGCCACGGGAGTAACGGGTTCGACCGGAGATACTGGAGCCACTGGATCAACAGGGGTAACTGGCGCCACAGGAGTAACGGGTGCAACCGGAGTAACCGGAACGACCGGAGCCACTGGAGCCACCGGAGCAGGCGCGATCATTCCTTATGCTTCAGGCCTTCCAACTGCCGTGACCACCATTGCCGGCGGATTAATCGGAACGGTGAGCCTTGTCGGGTTCGGCAGTTCTGTGACGGGCGTCAATGTCGGAGGAGGAGGTGCAATTGATCTTACCGGGGCCGGAGGGACTCTGCTGAACTTTGCTTTTTCTGCTCCGAGAAGCGGAACCATTACATCAATTGCCGCCTATTTCAGTACAACCGCAGCATTGTCACTTGTCGGCTCGACTGTCACGATAACTGCACAATTATACAGTTCAACTGTGCCGAACAATACGTTCACACCGATTCCCGGAGCATCTGTCACCTTGGCTCCTGCCCTTACCGGCGTATTATCCATCGGCAGCATCAGCAATGGAATCACTACAGGGCTGAACATTGCGGTAACTCCTCAAACCCGGCTGTTAATGGTATTCCCCGCCACTGCGACAGGTCTTTCTCTTATTAATACAGTGGCGGGATATGCAAGCGCGGGAGTTACGATTTCTTAA
- a CDS encoding response regulator — protein sequence MPDISLRTPYHSKKIDAPTILIVDDNIESLKILTDMLEGVPYNVIAVKSGKEALQAVSSSKLDLVILDLMMPDMTGFEVCTNIRERFSMVELPVLIVTAAIISHDKYKAFHVGANDILQKPYHYSEFTARIKNLILMKHTAHQATNLEMAFLQSQIKPHFLYNVLNTIIALSHLDIEKARETTAAFTNYLRMSFDFQNTSDISSFKNELSIITSYLAIEKTRFGKRLEILFDIDEDMDFSLPPLMIQPLVENAVHHGISKKRGGGWVKLTAKKQSENTYLIKVEDNGTGIMPDIQKDILSSHVDRSVGLKNINRRLKHFCGSELTIESTPDAGTAVSMMIHITGTTDDSNSLKTSSSV from the coding sequence ATGCCGGATATTTCTTTGAGAACGCCTTATCACTCAAAAAAAATCGATGCTCCGACAATTCTGATAGTCGACGATAACATCGAGAGTTTAAAAATTTTAACTGATATGCTTGAAGGTGTTCCTTATAACGTAATCGCAGTAAAAAGCGGAAAAGAAGCGCTTCAAGCTGTCTCTTCCTCGAAGCTTGATTTGGTGATATTAGACTTGATGATGCCCGACATGACGGGATTTGAAGTCTGCACAAATATCCGCGAAAGATTCAGTATGGTCGAGCTGCCGGTTCTTATCGTTACGGCAGCCATAATCAGCCATGACAAATACAAGGCTTTTCATGTCGGTGCAAATGATATTTTACAGAAGCCTTATCATTACTCTGAATTCACCGCGCGTATTAAAAATTTAATTTTGATGAAGCATACGGCTCACCAAGCCACAAATTTGGAAATGGCATTTCTTCAGTCGCAGATCAAGCCTCACTTTCTTTACAATGTATTAAATACGATTATCGCGCTTAGTCATTTGGATATTGAAAAAGCACGGGAAACCACTGCTGCATTTACAAACTATTTAAGAATGAGTTTTGATTTTCAAAATACTTCGGACATCAGCTCATTCAAAAACGAACTTTCTATCATTACGTCGTATCTGGCTATCGAAAAAACACGCTTCGGCAAGCGGCTGGAAATCCTTTTTGACATCGATGAGGACATGGACTTCAGCCTTCCGCCTTTAATGATACAGCCATTGGTGGAAAACGCCGTTCATCACGGGATCAGCAAGAAAAGAGGCGGCGGATGGGTAAAGCTGACGGCAAAAAAACAAAGCGAAAACACATATTTAATTAAAGTGGAGGATAATGGAACCGGCATCATGCCGGATATACAAAAAGATATATTGTCTTCCCATGTTGACCGCAGTGTCGGCCTGAAAAATATCAATCGGCGGCTGAAGCATTTTTGCGGAAGTGAATTGACTATTGAGAGCACACCGGATGCAGGCACCGCGGTTTCGATGATGATTCACATCACCGGCACAACGGATGATTCAAACTCATTAAAAACGTCTTCATCTGTTTAA
- a CDS encoding response regulator translates to MKAIIVDDEELALLHFNHMLERTNAFQSILMFQDPADVLEYSGLSAADAVFLDIEMPGINGIELAESIQAINENIQIIFITAYNEFAIKAFELNAVDYLLKPVDNARLLTTVERIRMNKKLRTADENTGTDYFIQCFGNLDFYQSLNGVKTYITVKWRTSKARELYAFLLLNQGRTVSKDMLIEMFWPAYEVSKASTQLYSTIYQIRKLISQLPFSQSIENTDIGYILRLSGVKVDTVDWENTLKEAPPLSQAALTRHMDIVMSYENHYLMENGYLWAEPEKTRLAHLWLSKAYELIDFLIQEKNEHQAMDVCLQVEKIEPRDDKIIQYKLQLFNQLGKVEEAIKEYERYKQVKDWTG, encoded by the coding sequence TTGAAAGCGATAATTGTGGATGACGAGGAATTGGCATTGCTTCATTTTAATCATATGCTTGAGCGGACAAACGCCTTTCAATCTATTTTAATGTTTCAAGATCCGGCGGACGTTCTGGAGTATTCGGGGCTTTCAGCAGCTGATGCGGTGTTTCTTGACATTGAAATGCCCGGGATAAACGGTATTGAGCTTGCTGAATCAATTCAGGCAATTAATGAAAATATTCAAATTATTTTTATCACCGCTTATAATGAATTCGCTATAAAAGCGTTTGAGTTAAATGCTGTTGATTATCTTTTAAAACCGGTTGACAATGCCAGGCTGCTGACAACCGTTGAGCGAATCCGAATGAATAAAAAGCTCAGGACGGCAGACGAAAACACCGGGACGGATTATTTTATACAATGTTTTGGAAACCTGGACTTTTATCAATCGTTAAATGGTGTCAAAACATACATAACAGTCAAGTGGAGAACATCCAAAGCGCGTGAACTGTATGCATTTTTACTTCTTAATCAAGGGCGCACGGTCAGTAAAGACATGCTGATTGAGATGTTTTGGCCTGCTTATGAAGTTTCAAAAGCGAGCACTCAGCTCTACTCGACAATATATCAGATACGGAAATTAATCAGTCAGCTTCCCTTCAGCCAATCCATAGAAAATACCGATATAGGATATATTCTTCGGCTTTCAGGGGTAAAGGTTGATACAGTTGACTGGGAAAATACATTAAAAGAAGCTCCCCCGCTCAGTCAAGCCGCATTAACCCGGCACATGGACATTGTCATGTCATATGAGAACCATTATCTGATGGAGAATGGCTACCTGTGGGCGGAGCCGGAAAAAACACGTCTGGCGCATCTGTGGCTCAGCAAGGCGTACGAACTGATTGATTTTCTCATTCAAGAAAAGAACGAGCATCAAGCAATGGACGTTTGCCTGCAGGTCGAGAAAATAGAGCCCCGTGACGATAAAATTATACAATACAAACTGCAGTTATTTAATCAATTGGGAAAAGTAGAAGAGGCGATAAAAGAATATGAACGCTATAAACAAGTGAAGGACTGGACCGGCTGA
- a CDS encoding SpaA isopeptide-forming pilin-related protein, with translation MGVRNFSFSPQKSKRLRTALITCFTLFFIFSQVVSFTPIAAASGSQLSESGFFDSVTVKDGKHQTVDGSKGSEPALAPKDEVTLTYEWSLKNKEDASDRNITLKIPESFTLDNDIEGELKSADRVIGIYKAEAKSSTLEVKVNKEKAEADDVKGSITLPAKFTPDVTDKTKTAKALFQLDAGKTQQVIIPVKKDETTNSETEKNTSSKPAEPQEEAEKKSTSADSRDKKEQTTKSSPSAERNQSKMVISSKSAVKSLQSGGSQITQNILTDVKLTDEKGKPFDKNNRANTNSPANITIQWAIPNELGKTINDGDRYEFDLPKEFIMHNDITNQPLTNGDMTYGTFSINTSGHVIMTFNGEVKEDFNVKGSLYVNTQFNQKEIKGSTTQKIKFPVNSDTPEVTVYFKPNVTKTIDKSGSLDKGINPGKVTWTVDLNKKEEEVKNVKLTESLPDGLTFRSVKVYELDVNIDGSVSQGSEITSGYTVDDKGNVTFAGTIDSAYRLIYDTVIDDDAKPAKGGNITLTNKAAFSGDNAEPISAEASVTAGYGKMIEKSSTGYKGETQTFSWAVMYNYGEKKIDQSKAGIKDTFGSDDLHLVPGSLKVLPITFSQNGSEQEGAPLKEGGDYTLTDNGNGFEIKFKQTVTGAYKINYQSQVNDGVIIDSPVKYTNTAVTDTGESKETPGTAIQQNLIKNYSNADYEKKTVDWTITINKNRYTMKDWTLDDQFTSGGLALIDDSFHMQDTTENKTLKEGTDYTITKKPGNQGFTIALIGDYAETNSQFKITYTTKFNTDFSNENIKNTAESTWTDQNGGKRTNKESSGFTPNNQTSHNGFKNGSYNAVSKEITWKVGINYNGEPSKNPYIKDTLTDGQQFLHGSVAVKKYTISKNGSITEGEALDPSKYEVEEPSDGNKNTLTVHLKTEDSVPYLIEFKTSLKGQVIKQNQYTNKAEYYNDDHADRTLTGSVSIANGGNLVSKGGKQSGNYIDWNINVNASQSTLDDVKVKDTPDENQIIDEDSFKVYQAKYDENGVMKDSSGNLAAGDVQLEKDKDYKLDVKTDNATGEQSFVLTFTGSYKQIDRAYVIQYRSLINISGSSGQVNNKVSISGTSVKEQTQENNSSVLVAISSGGGSGSGEKGSMTISKTGSDGASLPGADFQLWSKDGKQLLRSGTTDEAGKLTFGNIRYGTYVLKEIKAPDGYTISDAYVNGVLVTVDSKSSGAGAPYKVINQKNKVTLIKKDENNNPLAGAVFKLEKKSSDGTYTLIRSNIESDKNGKVEINGLPAGYYRLMETKAPSGFIVNTKAIHFSVAKNEKNQVPDVELGSMVNYQGKAALTKEDAEGRKLEGAVFKIIDKEGKTVQKDLVSDQDGKVETSGLAPGHYAFIETKAPAGYVLNTEKKEFTISESAEGKPKPSDAGTAVNYKGSVQLTKEDAEGRKLEGAVFQIIDQDGKTVQKDLVSDQDGKVETSGLAPGRYAFIETKAPAGYVLNTEKVEFTISESAEGKPKPSDAGTAVNYKGSVQLTKEDAEGRKLEGAVFQIIDQDGKTVQKDLVSDQDGKVETSGLAPGHYAFIETKAPAGYVLNTEKVEFTISESAEGKPKPSDAGTAVNYKGSVQLVKKDQDGNVLDGAVFKITDSDGKTVRDDLMTKEGGKIDADGLAPGSYQFVEKQAPDGYLLSTTPVPFTIKAENSGKPDQAVLTAVNIKNSVVLTKFDQDDKRKVLKDAEFKLTDANGKVLTEGLTTDQHGRIIVRGLKAGEYQFIETKAPELYSLDQTPISFKVTNTDIKPIEISAKNKLTPGDVTLTKVDHDDKNKVLEGAEFKITDSGGHPVNTGGTSEKRPALWKTDKKGQFTVKGLAPGQYRFIETKAPDGYQLNEKPIEFTIEKGQSKAVEVVVSNKKLKNPALGKDTPNHQTKQGGHHPDTNGNANHPDTGKSLPKTGDTDGMMQVTAGILLLLAGGAAALVSRKKKARNR, from the coding sequence TTGGGAGTGAGGAACTTTTCGTTCAGCCCGCAAAAAAGCAAAAGGCTGAGAACAGCATTGATCACATGCTTCACGCTGTTTTTCATCTTCAGCCAAGTTGTCAGCTTTACTCCGATCGCAGCCGCTTCCGGATCGCAGCTAAGCGAGAGCGGATTCTTTGATTCAGTCACGGTCAAAGACGGCAAACATCAGACCGTTGACGGATCAAAAGGCAGTGAGCCGGCTTTAGCACCGAAAGATGAAGTGACACTGACATACGAATGGTCTCTGAAAAACAAGGAAGATGCAAGTGACCGAAATATCACCTTAAAGATCCCTGAAAGTTTTACATTAGATAACGATATCGAAGGTGAGCTGAAATCAGCTGATCGGGTGATCGGTATATATAAAGCTGAAGCAAAAAGCAGCACTCTTGAGGTGAAAGTGAACAAGGAAAAGGCGGAGGCCGATGATGTCAAAGGCTCCATTACACTGCCGGCGAAGTTTACACCTGACGTAACAGATAAAACGAAAACGGCAAAAGCTCTTTTTCAACTGGACGCCGGCAAGACCCAGCAGGTGATCATACCTGTGAAGAAAGATGAGACAACGAATTCCGAAACAGAAAAAAACACCTCTTCAAAACCTGCTGAACCTCAGGAAGAAGCAGAGAAAAAGTCAACATCTGCAGACAGCAGGGATAAGAAAGAACAGACAACGAAATCAAGCCCTTCTGCTGAACGCAATCAATCAAAAATGGTGATTTCAAGCAAATCTGCTGTTAAAAGTCTTCAATCAGGCGGAAGCCAGATTACGCAAAATATTTTAACTGATGTGAAATTGACGGATGAAAAAGGAAAACCATTTGACAAAAACAACCGTGCGAATACGAATTCTCCGGCAAATATCACCATTCAATGGGCGATCCCGAATGAGCTGGGGAAAACAATAAACGACGGTGATCGATATGAATTTGACCTGCCTAAAGAATTTATCATGCACAATGACATTACGAACCAGCCATTGACCAACGGCGACATGACGTACGGAACTTTTTCCATTAATACGAGCGGCCATGTCATCATGACGTTTAACGGCGAGGTAAAAGAAGATTTTAATGTCAAAGGGTCATTGTATGTAAACACCCAATTCAATCAGAAAGAAATAAAAGGGTCAACCACACAAAAGATTAAGTTTCCGGTTAACTCTGATACCCCGGAAGTAACGGTTTATTTTAAACCGAATGTCACTAAAACCATTGATAAATCAGGGTCATTGGATAAAGGCATTAACCCCGGAAAGGTAACGTGGACGGTTGATCTTAATAAAAAGGAAGAAGAAGTCAAAAATGTGAAATTGACGGAAAGTCTTCCGGACGGTTTGACCTTCCGCTCTGTGAAAGTGTATGAACTCGATGTGAATATTGACGGCTCGGTGAGTCAAGGAAGTGAGATAACGTCAGGCTATACCGTCGACGACAAAGGAAATGTCACATTCGCCGGGACGATTGATTCAGCCTATCGGCTCATCTATGACACAGTTATTGATGACGATGCAAAGCCTGCTAAAGGCGGAAATATCACGCTGACAAACAAGGCGGCATTCAGCGGGGATAATGCGGAGCCGATTTCTGCGGAAGCCTCCGTAACGGCGGGCTACGGAAAAATGATTGAAAAATCTTCGACCGGTTATAAAGGGGAAACCCAAACGTTCAGCTGGGCTGTTATGTACAATTACGGTGAGAAAAAGATTGATCAATCCAAAGCCGGCATCAAGGATACGTTCGGATCAGACGATCTGCACCTTGTTCCCGGATCTTTGAAAGTCCTTCCGATTACATTCAGCCAAAACGGCAGCGAACAAGAAGGCGCCCCATTAAAAGAAGGCGGGGATTATACGCTGACTGATAACGGGAACGGCTTTGAGATCAAATTCAAGCAAACTGTCACAGGAGCATATAAGATCAATTATCAATCTCAAGTCAACGATGGGGTCATTATTGACAGTCCTGTCAAATACACCAACACAGCAGTTACAGATACGGGGGAATCAAAGGAAACTCCGGGGACAGCCATTCAGCAGAATCTGATCAAAAATTATTCAAACGCAGACTATGAGAAGAAGACGGTTGATTGGACAATCACAATCAATAAAAACCGTTACACAATGAAAGACTGGACTCTGGATGATCAATTCACCAGCGGAGGTCTGGCGCTCATTGATGATTCATTTCACATGCAAGATACGACTGAGAACAAAACGCTGAAAGAAGGAACAGATTATACAATAACAAAAAAACCCGGAAATCAAGGCTTTACAATAGCATTGATCGGGGATTACGCAGAAACAAACAGTCAGTTTAAGATCACGTATACGACAAAATTCAACACTGACTTTTCTAATGAAAACATCAAGAATACGGCGGAGTCGACATGGACCGATCAAAATGGCGGCAAACGCACAAATAAGGAATCGAGCGGCTTCACACCGAACAATCAGACTTCCCATAACGGATTCAAAAACGGCTCATACAACGCCGTTTCAAAAGAAATCACATGGAAAGTCGGCATCAATTACAATGGCGAACCTTCAAAGAATCCTTATATAAAAGATACGCTAACAGATGGTCAGCAATTTTTGCACGGGTCGGTTGCCGTCAAAAAGTACACCATCAGTAAAAACGGTTCCATCACTGAAGGAGAGGCGCTGGATCCTTCGAAATACGAAGTGGAAGAACCGTCAGACGGCAACAAAAATACATTAACCGTACATCTTAAAACAGAGGACTCTGTACCATATCTGATTGAATTCAAAACGTCACTGAAAGGTCAGGTCATTAAACAGAATCAATACACAAACAAAGCAGAGTACTATAATGATGACCATGCAGACCGAACGTTGACGGGTTCAGTATCAATCGCAAACGGCGGAAACCTGGTTTCTAAAGGCGGTAAACAGAGCGGGAACTATATCGATTGGAACATCAATGTCAATGCCAGCCAATCGACACTGGATGACGTAAAAGTCAAAGACACCCCAGATGAGAACCAAATAATAGATGAAGATTCTTTTAAAGTATATCAAGCAAAATATGATGAGAACGGCGTTATGAAAGACAGCAGTGGAAACCTTGCTGCGGGTGATGTGCAGCTTGAGAAAGATAAGGACTATAAATTAGATGTTAAAACCGACAATGCCACCGGTGAACAATCATTTGTCCTCACCTTTACAGGCAGCTATAAACAAATAGACCGTGCGTATGTCATACAATATCGTTCTCTCATTAATATTTCCGGCAGCAGCGGTCAGGTCAACAACAAAGTATCAATATCAGGGACAAGTGTTAAGGAGCAGACCCAGGAGAATAACAGCTCAGTGCTTGTCGCCATTTCAAGCGGCGGCGGTTCAGGATCAGGAGAGAAGGGAAGCATGACGATATCCAAAACAGGATCAGACGGTGCATCTCTTCCGGGAGCAGATTTTCAATTATGGTCTAAAGACGGCAAGCAGCTGCTGCGTTCAGGCACAACAGATGAAGCCGGTAAACTTACGTTTGGGAATATCCGTTACGGAACCTACGTACTGAAAGAAATAAAAGCGCCGGACGGCTACACCATCAGCGACGCCTATGTAAACGGGGTCCTTGTAACGGTCGACAGTAAATCCTCCGGGGCGGGTGCTCCCTACAAAGTCATAAATCAAAAAAATAAGGTGACGCTTATCAAAAAAGACGAAAACAACAATCCTTTGGCTGGTGCCGTATTTAAGCTGGAGAAAAAATCAAGCGACGGTACCTATACATTAATAAGAAGTAATATTGAAAGCGATAAAAACGGGAAGGTTGAAATAAACGGTTTGCCAGCGGGGTACTACCGACTGATGGAGACGAAAGCTCCTTCAGGGTTTATCGTGAACACAAAAGCGATTCACTTCTCAGTCGCAAAGAACGAAAAGAATCAAGTGCCTGATGTTGAATTGGGATCAATGGTTAATTATCAAGGAAAAGCCGCTTTAACGAAGGAAGATGCGGAAGGCCGGAAGCTTGAAGGTGCAGTCTTCAAAATCATCGACAAGGAAGGAAAAACGGTTCAGAAAGATCTGGTTTCAGATCAGGACGGCAAAGTAGAGACTTCCGGACTTGCACCCGGACATTACGCCTTCATTGAAACAAAAGCGCCAGCCGGTTATGTGTTAAACACGGAGAAAAAAGAATTTACCATCTCAGAATCGGCAGAAGGAAAGCCGAAGCCGTCTGACGCAGGAACGGCCGTCAACTATAAAGGCTCTGTTCAGCTGACGAAGGAAGATGCGGAAGGCCGGAAACTTGAAGGTGCAGTCTTCCAGATTATCGATCAGGATGGAAAAACAGTTCAAAAAGATCTGGTTTCAGATCAGGACGGAAAAGTAGAAACATCCGGACTTGCACCGGGGCGTTACGCCTTCATCGAAACAAAAGCGCCAGCCGGTTATGTGTTAAATACGGAGAAAGTGGAGTTTACGATCTCAGAATCAGCAGAAGGAAAGCCGAAGCCGTCTGACGCAGGAACGGCCGTCAACTATAAAGGCTCTGTTCAGCTGACGAAGGAAGATGCGGAAGGCCGGAAACTTGAAGGTGCAGTCTTCCAGATTATCGATCAGGATGGAAAAACAGTTCAAAAAGATCTGGTTTCAGATCAGGACGGAAAAGTAGAAACATCCGGACTTGCACCGGGGCACTACGCTTTTATCGAAACAAAAGCGCCAGCCGGTTATGTGTTAAATACGGAGAAAGTGGAGTTTACGATCTCAGAATCGGCGGAAGGAAAGCCGAAGCCGTCTGACGCAGGAACGGCCGTCAACTACAAAGGCTCTGTCCAGCTGGTCAAGAAGGATCAAGACGGAAATGTTTTAGACGGTGCAGTATTCAAAATCACTGACAGTGATGGAAAAACTGTAAGAGACGATCTGATGACAAAAGAAGGCGGCAAGATTGACGCCGACGGTTTGGCACCGGGAAGCTATCAATTTGTTGAAAAACAAGCACCGGATGGTTATCTGCTGTCAACAACACCTGTGCCGTTTACGATTAAGGCTGAGAACAGCGGAAAACCGGATCAGGCTGTCCTGACTGCAGTTAACATCAAGAACAGTGTTGTTCTCACAAAATTCGATCAAGACGACAAACGGAAAGTCCTGAAAGATGCAGAGTTCAAACTGACAGATGCAAACGGCAAAGTGCTGACAGAGGGTCTGACTACAGATCAGCACGGGCGGATTATTGTGCGGGGACTGAAAGCGGGCGAATATCAATTTATCGAAACAAAAGCGCCTGAACTTTACAGTTTGGATCAAACGCCAATATCATTCAAGGTTACAAATACCGACATAAAACCAATCGAAATCAGTGCGAAGAACAAATTAACACCTGGCGATGTAACACTGACAAAAGTGGATCATGACGATAAAAATAAGGTGTTAGAGGGTGCTGAATTCAAGATAACAGATTCCGGCGGACATCCGGTAAACACCGGCGGAACCAGCGAAAAACGGCCGGCGTTATGGAAAACGGATAAAAAGGGACAGTTTACGGTGAAAGGTTTAGCCCCGGGACAGTACCGATTTATCGAAACAAAAGCGCCTGACGGCTATCAGCTGAACGAAAAACCAATTGAATTCACAATTGAAAAAGGACAGTCAAAAGCTGTTGAAGTTGTCGTTTCGAATAAGAAATTAAAAAATCCCGCACTTGGGAAAGACACACCGAATCATCAAACGAAGCAAGGCGGGCATCACCCTGATACCAATGGTAATGCCAATCATCCGGATACAGGCAAAAGCCTGCCGAAAACCGGTGATACGGACGGTATGATGCAGGTGACGGCCGGTATTCTGCTGCTCTTAGCCGGCGGAGCCGCGGCTCTTGTATCAAGAAAGAAGAAGGCAAGAAATAGATAG
- a CDS encoding class A sortase gives MFKKTIIAVLILSGLLLVTSPLMKGCLIAYLSKSHSEAELTAEQARKNNMKKADYAFDSIHPPGFRETVQSSFNRKPKPIIGRITISSVNLELPILKGTTNENLLIGAATMRPDQKMGEGNYPLAGHHLRQENLLFGPLLHIKKGAQIVITDFRKDYIYSVTSKSTISEIEANIIQETKEKEITLITCDKAVNTEGRLAVKGKLIDIAGHSNVSQPS, from the coding sequence ATGTTTAAAAAAACGATCATTGCTGTTCTGATTCTATCCGGGCTGCTTCTTGTCACCTCTCCTCTCATGAAAGGGTGCCTTATCGCTTACCTCAGTAAAAGCCATAGTGAAGCTGAATTGACCGCAGAACAGGCGCGGAAAAACAACATGAAAAAAGCGGATTATGCATTTGATTCAATTCATCCTCCCGGTTTTAGGGAAACCGTTCAGTCGAGTTTTAACCGCAAACCGAAACCGATAATCGGACGGATCACCATCAGCAGCGTCAATTTGGAGCTCCCGATTTTAAAAGGCACAACCAATGAAAACCTGCTGATCGGCGCGGCAACTATGCGGCCGGATCAGAAAATGGGAGAGGGAAACTACCCGTTGGCTGGTCACCATCTGAGGCAGGAGAACCTATTGTTCGGCCCTCTTTTACACATAAAAAAAGGCGCGCAAATCGTAATTACCGATTTTAGAAAAGACTATATTTATTCTGTAACATCAAAAAGCACGATTTCAGAAATAGAAGCAAACATAATTCAGGAGACAAAAGAAAAAGAGATTACTTTAATCACATGTGACAAAGCGGTAAATACCGAAGGACGTCTGGCCGTCAAAGGAAAGTTGATTGATATTGCCGGTCATTCAAATGTATCTCAGCCATCTTAG